One genomic segment of Intestinimonas butyriciproducens includes these proteins:
- a CDS encoding S8 family serine peptidase, producing the protein MGLRPHPWLLELIHPRFGKGSEPIKPVSLLLCAALLAGLLAPVAAAQEAAVEEEPGSYAGYIVKLSDDIPRMRTLNADASYDREGNFLVVDTLEQTQEIPEEYIDYIEPNYYVELFSTQDPSDPYYADYQWSLQEIGAMSAYRQGLTGEGVKVGFVDSGINTAHVDLDDARIDGANFHADGLSFDQDIYGHGTFAAGIVAAQTDNGVGLAGVAPGADIRAYRVFNQKTTTMDAVVSAIYAAIGDGCDVINLSLGTQYQSNTLRTAIEAAEAAGIVLVAAVGNDGSSTLQYPAAYSAVIGVGSVDSGLTVSSFSQRNRSVYVTAPGGGVAGLDHESADGYRLDLTSKGNMGTSYAAPVVAGMAALALGYDRDLTEDGFRYLLETTSTDKGSSGYDTTYGYGVVNIDAFVSELRREFTITYETNGGVLPENAVQAYAVTDDTLTLPTPTRPGFQFTGWYAASDLSGGQVSAIPAGSLGDLEFFAAWQSDQTTAVQSVLVNGQTAVPQADGSYRAYLPYGTVLADLTPNNIVVTPLEAGSVAEPAVTEDGGRTWTFQVHTSGDASHAQTYTLYLEVDSLHVADGSAAQSGSAVPASHDGQTPAIPYCADAAAWFLDGESQTLPDDFTCQTAVEGGSGLFTLDGSTLTYIPSAEDAGQAVTLRVQGVHAGRATLDAVTITLTVGALPVSQSKALTPSLTYDRNTGGGAELSLALFGNQVTGVSLDAAALTDGQYALGEVTTDGAALLTLEDAPLAALENGAHTVTVTFDAGAPAAVPLTVCDSTPLYTVTFRSQGAVFDTRSGVYSGSTVTLPHAPVREDYDFQGWYTQENGKGTRFTTQTPVTDSLTLYAYWTAAVPSGGGGGGGGGGGGGGSVAVPAETVTAAQTSANTITEADGVTTLTLLEEAATSVESETLVRENAVHTVVLTGRGVTVTVPAGTLPEGFDVNRLLPDRRAFTGAPGEVLAYVDENGGLHPLPWVVVGADELIFTTGIAADYRIVNAKGIFDDVMADDWYADSVAFVTARGLFSGTDEAVFSPDAPMTRGMLMTVLARLDGADTAGGSPWYKPGMDWAVTRGISDGSAPGAPITREQLAAMLWRYAGNPVSQGSLDGFTDAGKVSAYAAEALRWVVGAGLITGTDAGALNPQGEASRAEVSAMLTRFIMVKAE; encoded by the coding sequence ATGGGGCTCCGGCCCCACCCGTGGCTGTTGGAGCTGATCCATCCCAGATTTGGAAAAGGGAGTGAGCCTATCAAACCTGTATCGCTTTTGCTCTGTGCCGCACTGCTGGCGGGCCTGCTGGCCCCGGTCGCCGCCGCTCAGGAGGCCGCTGTGGAGGAGGAGCCCGGCTCCTATGCGGGCTACATTGTCAAGCTCAGCGACGACATACCCCGAATGCGCACACTGAACGCCGACGCGTCCTACGACCGGGAGGGGAACTTCCTAGTGGTGGACACGCTGGAGCAGACCCAGGAGATCCCCGAAGAATACATCGACTACATTGAGCCCAACTACTATGTGGAGCTTTTCTCCACCCAGGACCCCAGCGACCCCTACTACGCGGACTACCAGTGGAGCCTGCAGGAGATCGGCGCCATGAGCGCCTACCGCCAGGGGCTGACCGGCGAGGGGGTGAAGGTAGGCTTCGTTGACTCGGGTATCAACACCGCCCACGTGGACCTGGACGATGCTCGCATCGACGGGGCCAACTTCCACGCGGACGGGCTTTCCTTCGACCAGGACATCTACGGCCACGGCACCTTTGCCGCCGGCATCGTGGCCGCCCAGACCGACAACGGCGTGGGTCTGGCCGGCGTCGCGCCCGGGGCCGATATCCGGGCCTACCGGGTATTCAATCAAAAGACCACCACCATGGACGCGGTGGTGTCGGCCATCTACGCCGCCATTGGCGACGGCTGCGACGTGATCAACCTGAGCCTAGGCACACAGTACCAGTCAAATACCCTTCGCACCGCCATTGAGGCGGCGGAGGCCGCCGGCATCGTACTGGTGGCCGCCGTGGGCAACGACGGGTCCTCCACCCTGCAGTACCCCGCCGCCTATTCCGCCGTCATCGGCGTGGGCTCGGTGGACAGCGGTCTGACCGTCTCCTCCTTCTCCCAGCGCAACCGCTCCGTCTACGTCACCGCCCCCGGCGGCGGCGTGGCTGGCCTGGACCATGAGAGCGCCGACGGCTACAGGCTGGACCTGACCAGCAAGGGCAACATGGGCACCTCCTATGCCGCGCCGGTGGTCGCCGGCATGGCCGCGCTGGCCCTGGGCTACGACCGCGACCTCACCGAGGACGGCTTTCGCTACCTGTTGGAGACCACCTCCACCGACAAGGGTTCCTCGGGCTACGACACCACCTACGGCTACGGCGTGGTGAACATCGACGCCTTTGTATCCGAGCTCCGGCGGGAGTTCACCATCACCTACGAGACCAACGGGGGCGTCCTGCCCGAGAACGCCGTTCAAGCCTATGCGGTCACCGACGACACGCTGACCCTGCCCACTCCCACCCGGCCGGGCTTCCAGTTTACAGGCTGGTACGCCGCCAGCGATCTGAGCGGCGGGCAGGTCTCCGCCATCCCGGCGGGTTCTCTGGGCGATCTGGAGTTCTTCGCCGCCTGGCAGAGCGACCAGACCACCGCGGTGCAGTCCGTGCTGGTAAACGGGCAGACTGCCGTCCCGCAGGCCGACGGCTCCTATCGGGCCTATCTGCCCTACGGTACAGTCCTGGCCGACCTGACCCCCAACAACATCGTGGTCACCCCCCTTGAGGCGGGCAGCGTGGCGGAGCCCGCCGTGACCGAGGATGGCGGCCGGACGTGGACCTTCCAGGTCCATACCTCCGGGGACGCCTCCCACGCCCAGACCTACACCCTGTATCTGGAGGTGGACTCCCTCCATGTGGCCGACGGAAGCGCAGCCCAAAGCGGCTCTGCCGTCCCCGCCTCTCACGACGGCCAGACCCCCGCCATCCCCTACTGTGCCGACGCCGCTGCCTGGTTCCTGGACGGCGAAAGCCAGACCCTGCCCGATGACTTCACCTGTCAGACGGCGGTGGAGGGCGGCTCCGGACTTTTCACACTGGACGGCTCCACCCTCACCTACATCCCCTCCGCCGAGGACGCCGGGCAGGCCGTCACCCTCCGGGTACAGGGCGTCCACGCCGGCCGCGCCACGCTGGACGCGGTCACCATCACCCTGACCGTGGGAGCCCTGCCGGTCAGCCAGTCCAAGGCGCTGACCCCGTCGCTGACCTATGACCGGAACACCGGCGGCGGGGCCGAGCTCTCGCTGGCTCTGTTCGGCAACCAGGTGACCGGCGTGTCGCTGGACGCCGCCGCCCTGACCGACGGACAATACGCCCTGGGTGAGGTCACCACCGACGGCGCCGCTCTGCTCACGCTGGAGGACGCGCCGCTGGCCGCCCTGGAGAACGGCGCCCACACCGTGACCGTCACCTTCGACGCCGGAGCGCCCGCCGCGGTGCCTCTGACCGTCTGCGACAGCACGCCCCTCTATACCGTCACCTTCCGGAGCCAGGGCGCCGTCTTTGACACGCGCAGCGGTGTCTACTCCGGAAGCACCGTCACCCTGCCCCACGCCCCCGTCCGGGAGGACTACGACTTCCAGGGCTGGTATACCCAAGAAAATGGAAAGGGCACCCGTTTTACTACACAAACGCCAGTAACCGACTCGCTGACCCTCTACGCCTACTGGACCGCCGCCGTCCCCAGCGGCGGCGGTGGAGGTGGAGGTGGCGGTGGCGGTGGAGGCGGCTCCGTGGCGGTCCCGGCGGAGACCGTCACCGCCGCCCAAACCAGCGCCAACACCATCACCGAAGCGGACGGTGTCACCACCCTGACCCTGCTGGAGGAGGCCGCCACTTCCGTGGAATCGGAAACCCTGGTCCGGGAAAACGCCGTCCACACCGTGGTCCTCACCGGCCGGGGCGTCACCGTCACGGTACCTGCCGGCACCCTGCCGGAGGGCTTTGACGTCAACCGCCTGCTGCCCGACCGGCGCGCCTTCACCGGCGCTCCCGGCGAGGTGCTGGCCTATGTGGACGAAAACGGCGGACTGCACCCCCTGCCCTGGGTGGTGGTGGGGGCGGACGAGCTCATCTTCACTACCGGAATCGCCGCCGATTACCGCATCGTGAATGCGAAGGGTATCTTTGACGACGTGATGGCGGACGACTGGTACGCCGACAGCGTGGCCTTTGTCACTGCCCGAGGCTTGTTCTCCGGCACCGACGAGGCCGTCTTCTCACCCGACGCCCCTATGACCCGCGGGATGCTGATGACCGTACTGGCCCGGCTGGACGGGGCGGACACGGCGGGCGGCTCCCCGTGGTACAAGCCGGGGATGGACTGGGCGGTGACGCGCGGCATCAGTGACGGCTCCGCCCCGGGAGCCCCCATTACCCGAGAGCAGTTGGCCGCCATGCTCTGGCGCTACGCCGGAAATCCCGTCTCTCAGGGCAGTCTGGACGGCTTTACTGACGCCGGGAAGGTGAGCGCCTATGCCGCAGAGGCCCTGCGCTGGGTCGTAGGTGCAGGCCTGATCACCGGCACGGATGCCGGGGCGCTGAATCCCCAGGGCGAGGCTAGCCGGGCTGAGGTCTCGGCTATGCTCACCCGGTTCATCATGGTTAAGGCAGAATAA
- a CDS encoding CRISPR-associated endonuclease Cas3'', with translation MEYLAHTGGARVQTLLEHLEGTAELAEQFGAAFGSGDFARMTALAHDLGKYSSAFQRRLRGDLGRVDHSTFGA, from the coding sequence ATGGAGTATCTGGCGCATACCGGCGGAGCGCGGGTCCAAACGCTGCTGGAGCATCTGGAGGGCACGGCGGAGCTGGCGGAGCAATTCGGCGCTGCCTTTGGTTCCGGCGACTTTGCCAGAATGACCGCTCTGGCCCACGACCTGGGCAAGTATTCCAGCGCCTTTCAGCGCAGGCTGCGGGGCGACCTTGGCCGTGTGGACCACTCCACCTTCGGCGCCTAG
- a CDS encoding CRISPR-associated helicase/endonuclease Cas3 translates to MLFSCLVDADYLDTEAFMSAGGVRRGGYEPIAVLRERLKAHTAGFFPPRNPLNAKRCVILRTCEAAGAWGRGLYTLTVPTGGGKTLASLAFALEHAVRHGMERVTYVIPYSSIIEQTAEVFREVLGDGNVLEHHSGYEYDDSGEGGDPRRLAAENWDVPVVVTTNVQFFQSLFASKPSRCRKIHSIANSVIIFDEAQMLPQPYLRPCVRAIAELVRSYRSTCVLCTATQPNLGPLLPEGMDAQELCPDTEALYEFFRRVRYEQLGQLSDEALARLLQSHNQVLCVVSTRKQAQTVFRLLEGEGCFHLSILLYPEHRGRVLSQIQERLRQSLPCRVVSTSLVEAGVDLDFPTVYRAEAGLDSVIQAGGRCNREGRRSPEESVVYLFRPDGAYRLPVSLRLPVEAATMATQTGEDPSAPATIAAYFTTLHSLRGDALDSKRVVERFEAGLPSMSFPFASVAEDFRLIEEDTRSVLIPNGRGRELAERLRQGERSRALLRAAGRFCVSLYPQHFEELDRAGALEALDGGVYLLTDPNLYAGDTGLAPEAEEGRGFFA, encoded by the coding sequence ATGCTGTTTTCATGTCTGGTGGACGCGGACTATTTAGACACCGAGGCATTTATGTCGGCGGGCGGGGTGCGGCGTGGCGGATATGAGCCCATAGCGGTACTGCGGGAGCGCCTCAAGGCGCATACCGCGGGCTTTTTTCCGCCGCGCAATCCCCTGAATGCCAAAAGGTGCGTGATCCTGCGCACCTGTGAAGCCGCAGGGGCATGGGGGCGGGGGCTCTATACCCTCACTGTGCCCACCGGCGGGGGAAAGACGCTGGCCTCTCTGGCCTTCGCTCTGGAGCATGCGGTACGGCACGGTATGGAACGGGTGACTTATGTCATCCCATACAGCAGCATCATCGAGCAGACCGCGGAGGTGTTTCGGGAGGTTTTGGGGGACGGGAATGTCCTGGAGCACCACAGCGGCTACGAGTATGACGACTCCGGGGAGGGGGGCGACCCCAGGCGGCTGGCTGCGGAGAACTGGGACGTCCCCGTGGTGGTCACCACCAACGTCCAGTTTTTCCAGTCCCTTTTTGCCAGCAAGCCCTCCCGCTGCCGGAAGATTCACAGCATTGCCAACAGTGTGATCATCTTCGACGAGGCGCAGATGCTGCCTCAGCCCTATTTGCGCCCCTGCGTGCGGGCAATCGCGGAGCTTGTCCGATCCTACCGGTCTACCTGCGTGCTGTGTACCGCGACCCAGCCCAATCTGGGACCGCTGCTGCCGGAGGGGATGGACGCGCAGGAATTGTGCCCGGATACGGAGGCGCTCTACGAATTTTTCCGCCGGGTCCGATATGAGCAGCTGGGACAGCTCTCCGACGAGGCGCTGGCCCGGCTGCTGCAAAGCCACAACCAGGTGCTGTGTGTGGTCTCCACCCGCAAGCAGGCCCAGACGGTGTTCCGCCTGTTGGAGGGGGAGGGCTGCTTCCACCTCTCCATCCTGCTGTATCCGGAACATCGGGGCCGGGTGCTGTCTCAAATCCAGGAGCGGCTCCGGCAGAGCCTCCCCTGCCGGGTGGTCTCTACCTCTCTGGTGGAGGCGGGAGTGGATCTGGACTTCCCGACGGTGTACCGGGCGGAGGCGGGGCTGGACAGCGTGATCCAGGCCGGCGGCCGCTGCAACCGAGAGGGGCGGCGTTCTCCGGAGGAGAGCGTGGTATATCTCTTTCGGCCGGATGGAGCGTATCGCCTGCCCGTCTCCCTGCGGCTTCCGGTGGAAGCGGCCACTATGGCGACCCAAACCGGAGAGGACCCATCTGCGCCGGCGACCATTGCCGCCTATTTCACCACCCTGCACAGCCTCAGGGGCGACGCGTTGGACAGCAAGCGGGTGGTGGAACGCTTTGAGGCGGGACTGCCCAGCATGAGTTTCCCCTTTGCCTCCGTGGCGGAGGACTTCCGGCTCATCGAGGAGGATACCCGCAGCGTGCTGATCCCCAACGGCCGGGGCAGAGAACTGGCGGAGCGGCTGCGGCAGGGAGAGCGGTCCCGCGCCCTCCTCCGGGCGGCCGGGCGATTTTGTGTGAGCCTTTACCCGCAGCACTTTGAAGAGCTGGACCGGGCGGGCGCGCTGGAGGCGCTGGACGGGGGAGTGTACCTCCTGACGGACCCGAACTTGTATGCGGGGGATACCGGTCTGGCGCCGGAGGCGGAGGAGGGAAGGGGATTTTTTGCATGA
- the cas5c gene encoding type I-C CRISPR-associated protein Cas5c, giving the protein MGYGVKVEVWGDYALFTRPEMKVERVSYDVMTPSAARGLIEAVFWHPGLKRWIDKIHVLAPIRFTNVRRNEVKAKVLGSNVKAAIGGGDAPLYISTVQNIQQRASLVLRDVRYVIEAHFKMTDRAAPGDNEGKFKDTIRRRLEHGQCYHQPYFGTREFPARFRPWEGEAIPAIDETRDLGYMLYDMDYSVPGEIVPLFFRASLERGVLDLTDCEVRR; this is encoded by the coding sequence ATGGGCTATGGCGTCAAGGTGGAGGTGTGGGGGGACTACGCCCTCTTTACCCGACCGGAGATGAAAGTGGAACGGGTCAGCTATGATGTAATGACGCCGTCGGCGGCCCGAGGCCTCATTGAGGCGGTGTTCTGGCATCCTGGGCTGAAGCGGTGGATCGACAAAATCCATGTGCTCGCGCCCATTCGATTCACCAATGTCCGCCGCAACGAGGTGAAGGCGAAGGTCCTCGGCAGCAACGTTAAGGCGGCCATCGGCGGCGGGGATGCGCCGCTGTACATCAGCACGGTCCAGAACATCCAGCAGAGGGCCTCCCTGGTGCTGCGGGATGTGCGCTATGTGATCGAGGCACATTTCAAGATGACGGATCGGGCGGCGCCCGGAGACAACGAGGGCAAATTTAAGGACACCATCCGCCGGAGACTGGAGCACGGACAGTGCTATCACCAGCCCTATTTCGGTACCCGGGAGTTTCCGGCCCGCTTCCGCCCCTGGGAAGGGGAGGCGATCCCCGCCATTGACGAGACCCGGGACCTGGGCTATATGCTCTATGATATGGACTACTCAGTCCCCGGCGAGATCGTCCCCCTGTTTTTCCGGGCCTCCCTCGAACGGGGCGTGCTGGACCTGACGGACTGTGAGGTGCGCCGATGA
- the cas8c gene encoding type I-C CRISPR-associated protein Cas8c/Csd1, with amino-acid sequence MILQALVNYYEQLALRGEISKPGWQEAKVSFALNLSGDGGLLNVLPLKTEDRQGKRTVERLPKIQVPVQEKKASGIASNFLCENAAYLLGLDAKGKPERTKKCFAACRERHLALLDGVDGPVMQCLVTGERAPVARLHAAVKGVPGAQPTGASIVSFNAPAYESYGHDDEQGLNAPVSEYAAFAYTTALNRLLGDRDHRLLLGDAVVVFWAEDADPVYTDIFALSMDPQEEGQKTLRDILTKLSDRRPVAEGVDVKVPFYVLGLSHNAARLSIRFFLRDSFGGFLENIRRHYERLEIVKAGFEPEYLSPYWMLRETVHSASSDKVPSPVMAGAVLRAVLTGAPYPAALYVNTMLRVRAERSVIRGKAAILKACLLTRPHNDSYKEVLTVALNEQSDYTPYVLGRVFSLLENIQESTGGATTVKDRYFNSACATPGTVFPLLLRLKNSHMRVLKREKAGLAVTLERELGGLLNQIDEFPKRLSLEEQGTFLLGYYHQTQKRYEKKEDKSHV; translated from the coding sequence ATGATCCTGCAGGCGCTGGTGAACTATTACGAACAGCTGGCCCTGCGGGGCGAGATCTCCAAGCCCGGGTGGCAGGAGGCAAAGGTGTCCTTCGCGTTGAATCTCTCCGGAGACGGAGGCCTCCTGAATGTGCTGCCGCTGAAAACAGAGGACCGGCAGGGAAAGAGGACCGTGGAGCGCCTGCCGAAGATACAGGTGCCGGTACAGGAGAAAAAGGCCTCGGGTATTGCGTCCAATTTCCTCTGTGAGAATGCCGCCTATCTGCTGGGTCTGGACGCCAAGGGGAAGCCGGAGCGGACGAAAAAGTGCTTTGCGGCCTGCCGGGAGCGCCATCTTGCGCTGCTGGATGGGGTGGACGGACCGGTGATGCAGTGCTTGGTGACGGGGGAGCGCGCCCCTGTGGCCCGGCTCCACGCCGCCGTCAAGGGGGTGCCGGGAGCGCAGCCCACAGGGGCCTCCATTGTGTCCTTTAACGCTCCGGCCTATGAGTCTTACGGCCACGATGATGAACAGGGGCTCAACGCCCCGGTGAGTGAGTACGCCGCCTTTGCCTACACCACGGCGCTCAACCGCCTGCTGGGGGACCGGGACCACCGGCTGCTGCTGGGGGACGCCGTGGTGGTGTTCTGGGCCGAGGACGCCGATCCGGTCTACACGGATATCTTTGCCCTGTCCATGGACCCCCAGGAGGAGGGGCAGAAGACACTGCGGGATATCCTTACCAAGCTGTCGGACAGGCGGCCGGTGGCGGAGGGTGTGGATGTAAAAGTCCCTTTCTATGTGCTGGGGCTCTCCCACAACGCCGCGCGGCTGTCCATTCGTTTTTTCCTCCGGGACAGCTTCGGGGGATTTCTGGAAAATATCCGTCGGCACTATGAACGGCTGGAGATCGTGAAGGCCGGTTTCGAGCCGGAGTACCTCTCGCCCTACTGGATGCTGCGCGAGACGGTGCATTCCGCTTCCAGCGACAAGGTGCCCTCCCCCGTCATGGCCGGAGCGGTGCTCCGCGCCGTTCTCACCGGAGCGCCTTACCCCGCGGCCCTCTATGTCAACACCATGCTCCGGGTCCGGGCCGAGCGCAGTGTGATCCGGGGAAAGGCGGCGATCCTGAAGGCATGTCTTCTGACCAGGCCCCACAACGACAGCTACAAGGAGGTTTTGACCGTGGCATTGAACGAGCAATCGGACTATACGCCCTATGTGTTGGGGCGCGTATTCTCCCTTCTGGAGAACATTCAGGAGAGCACCGGCGGCGCCACTACCGTGAAGGACCGCTATTTCAACTCCGCCTGTGCCACACCGGGCACGGTGTTTCCCCTTCTGCTGCGGCTGAAGAACAGCCATATGCGGGTACTCAAACGGGAAAAAGCGGGGCTGGCCGTCACCCTGGAGAGGGAACTGGGCGGGCTCCTGAATCAAATAGACGAATTTCCCAAGCGCCTCTCCCTGGAGGAGCAGGGGACATTTCTCCTCGGCTACTATCACCAGACCCAGAAACGCTATGAGAAAAAGGAGGACAAATCTCATGTCTGA
- the cas7c gene encoding type I-C CRISPR-associated protein Cas7/Csd2, translating into MSEPIRNRYEFVFLFDVENGNPNGDPDAGNMPRMDPETGYGIVTDVCLKRKIRNYVEMVREDDLHYGIYIRENVPLNRSDRAALEALGVEEKAINEAKKADPELDGKIRDFMCKHFFDIRTFGAVMTTFVKAALNCGQIRGPVQLGFARSIDPVVPQELTITRVAIATEADAEKKSTEMGRKYVIPYGLYRCEGYVSANLARKTTGFSEADLELLWQAIANMCESDHSAARGKMAVRELIVFKHDSEFGNAPAYRLFEAVKVERKDPDTPARCYGDYTACLDEAALPAGVTATRMI; encoded by the coding sequence ATGTCTGAGCCCATTCGAAACCGCTATGAATTCGTATTCCTCTTCGATGTGGAGAACGGAAATCCCAACGGCGACCCCGACGCCGGAAACATGCCCCGGATGGACCCGGAGACAGGCTATGGCATCGTCACCGACGTGTGTCTCAAGAGGAAGATCCGCAACTATGTGGAGATGGTCCGGGAGGACGACCTGCATTACGGCATCTATATCCGGGAGAACGTACCCCTGAACCGCAGCGACAGAGCGGCGCTGGAGGCGTTGGGCGTGGAGGAGAAGGCCATCAATGAGGCGAAAAAGGCGGACCCGGAGTTGGACGGAAAGATCCGGGATTTCATGTGCAAACACTTTTTTGACATACGTACCTTCGGCGCCGTGATGACCACCTTTGTGAAGGCGGCGCTCAACTGCGGCCAGATCCGGGGGCCGGTGCAGCTCGGCTTTGCCCGCAGCATCGACCCCGTCGTTCCCCAAGAGCTGACCATCACCCGGGTAGCCATTGCCACCGAGGCCGATGCGGAGAAAAAGAGCACGGAGATGGGGCGCAAATATGTGATCCCTTATGGGCTCTATCGCTGTGAGGGCTATGTCTCCGCCAATCTGGCCCGGAAGACCACCGGCTTTTCTGAGGCGGACCTGGAGCTGCTGTGGCAGGCTATTGCCAATATGTGCGAGTCGGATCACTCCGCCGCCCGCGGAAAGATGGCGGTCCGGGAGCTCATCGTGTTCAAGCACGACAGCGAATTCGGCAATGCCCCCGCATACAGGCTCTTTGAGGCGGTGAAGGTCGAGCGGAAAGACCCGGACACGCCGGCCCGATGCTATGGAGACTACACGGCCTGCCTGGATGAGGCGGCCCTTCCCGCTGGCGTTACCGCCACGCGCATGATATGA
- the cas4 gene encoding CRISPR-associated protein Cas4, protein MSSYAEEEYLPISGIQHFAFCRRQWALIYLEQQWTENLRTVEGELLHQRPHDESRAEKRGGLLTLRGMRVSSAALGVAGTCDVVEFLADKDGAALFGREGKWRPYLVEYKRGRSKESDADRLQLCCQAMCLEEMLAAAIPEGSLFYGEPRRRERVALTAELRGQVREMAREMHEYARRGHTPRVKTGPSCRACSLQELCLPRLYRGSSAVEYLRRGLEETA, encoded by the coding sequence ATGAGCTCCTATGCCGAGGAGGAGTACCTCCCTATCTCCGGCATCCAGCATTTTGCGTTTTGCCGCCGGCAATGGGCCCTGATCTATCTGGAACAGCAGTGGACGGAAAACCTGCGGACCGTGGAAGGGGAGCTCCTGCACCAGCGGCCCCACGATGAGAGCAGAGCGGAAAAGCGGGGCGGTCTGCTGACGCTGCGGGGGATGCGCGTGTCCTCCGCCGCCTTGGGGGTCGCCGGAACATGCGACGTGGTGGAATTTCTGGCCGACAAGGACGGCGCGGCGCTGTTTGGCCGGGAGGGAAAGTGGCGGCCTTACCTCGTAGAGTATAAACGGGGCAGGTCCAAGGAGAGCGATGCGGACCGGCTCCAGCTCTGCTGTCAGGCCATGTGCCTGGAAGAAATGCTGGCTGCAGCGATTCCGGAGGGGAGCCTGTTTTATGGCGAGCCCAGGCGGCGGGAACGGGTGGCGCTGACAGCGGAGCTACGCGGACAGGTCCGCGAGATGGCCCGTGAGATGCACGAGTACGCCCGCCGGGGGCACACGCCGCGGGTCAAGACAGGCCCCTCCTGCCGGGCGTGTTCTCTGCAAGAGCTGTGCCTGCCCAGGCTGTACAGAGGGAGCTCGGCGGTGGAATATCTCCGGCGCGGACTGGAGGAGACGGCATGA
- the cas1c gene encoding type I-C CRISPR-associated endonuclease Cas1c yields the protein MRHLLNTLFVLTEESYLSLDGENVVVLDGEQTLGRFLLHTLEGILYFGYKGASHALMGACARGGIGLCFMTSRGRFLARTCGESRGNVLLRKTQCRLSDNEAESCLIARDFIAGKLHNARWVLERATRDHALRVDTDRLKGVSTELASAARRAAGITCLEELRGVEGEGAARYFSVFDELILQNKEAFFFQARSRRPPLDNVNALLSFVYTILTNDCASALEAVGLDPYMGFLHRDRPGRKSLALDLMEELRPAFADRFVLSCINNRIVQPEHFARQETGAVFLTDVGRRAFLAAYQTRKKEQITRPFLGEKLPWGLVPYVQALLLARCLRGDLDGYPPFLWK from the coding sequence ATGAGGCATTTGCTCAACACGCTGTTCGTCCTGACGGAGGAGAGCTACTTGTCTCTGGACGGAGAAAATGTGGTGGTACTGGACGGCGAGCAGACGCTGGGACGGTTTCTCCTCCATACGCTGGAGGGCATCCTGTATTTTGGCTACAAAGGGGCCAGCCACGCGCTGATGGGAGCCTGTGCCAGGGGCGGGATCGGGTTGTGCTTTATGACGTCCAGGGGACGTTTTCTGGCGCGGACCTGTGGGGAGAGCAGAGGCAACGTGCTGTTGCGAAAGACACAGTGCCGCCTCTCGGACAACGAGGCGGAGAGCTGTCTCATTGCGCGGGATTTCATCGCGGGCAAGCTGCACAATGCCCGATGGGTCCTGGAACGGGCCACCCGGGACCACGCCCTGCGTGTGGATACGGACAGGCTGAAGGGGGTCAGCACGGAGCTGGCCTCCGCAGCCAGGCGGGCGGCCGGGATTACATGCCTGGAGGAGCTTCGGGGCGTGGAGGGAGAAGGGGCCGCGCGCTATTTCAGCGTCTTTGACGAGTTGATCCTGCAAAATAAGGAGGCGTTCTTTTTTCAGGCCCGTTCCCGGCGGCCTCCCCTGGACAACGTGAACGCACTGCTCTCATTTGTCTATACCATCCTGACAAACGACTGCGCCTCGGCGCTGGAAGCCGTCGGGCTAGATCCCTACATGGGCTTTCTGCACCGCGACCGACCGGGGCGGAAGTCCTTGGCGCTGGATCTGATGGAGGAGTTGCGGCCTGCCTTTGCAGACCGTTTTGTCCTCTCCTGTATCAACAACCGAATCGTCCAGCCCGAGCACTTTGCACGTCAGGAAACAGGGGCGGTCTTCCTGACAGACGTGGGACGCCGGGCCTTCTTGGCGGCCTATCAGACGCGGAAGAAGGAGCAGATCACCCGTCCCTTTTTGGGGGAAAAGCTGCCTTGGGGGTTGGTCCCCTATGTGCAGGCCCTGCTGCTGGCCCGTTGTCTGCGCGGGGATCTGGATGGGTATCCGCCGTTCCTGTGGAAGTGA
- the cas2 gene encoding CRISPR-associated endonuclease Cas2, producing MLVLITYDVNTEDAAGRRRLRWVARQCVNYGQRVQNSVFECVLDAAQYRQVQAKLIQIADLERDSLRFYMLGNNYKSKVEHFEIKPSYEAEGVLMV from the coding sequence ATGCTGGTGCTGATCACATATGACGTGAATACGGAGGATGCCGCCGGAAGAAGGCGGTTGCGGTGGGTAGCGAGACAATGTGTGAATTATGGGCAGCGGGTACAGAACTCCGTGTTTGAGTGCGTCCTGGACGCGGCCCAATACCGCCAGGTACAGGCAAAGCTGATACAGATTGCCGATCTGGAGCGGGACAGCCTGCGGTTTTATATGCTGGGCAACAACTACAAAAGCAAGGTGGAGCACTTTGAAATAAAACCGTCCTATGAGGCGGAGGGGGTACTTATGGTGTAG